Proteins co-encoded in one Prevotella sp. E13-27 genomic window:
- a CDS encoding Abi family protein, whose product MIVNNENAALRQLESISYFRLANYWKVFETDDVTHRLVPGTQLEDVISLYAFDKELRSIIFTAIQDIEVALRTRIIHFFSLAHGAFWFMDATKFNNYSIYQTCLDNIQVELDRSKEEFLQEHFIKYDTPSMPPVWKTLEVVSFGTLSKLYGNMKDVEVKKMVAKSFGLPQYRYMESWMRSITVLRNCCAHHARTWNRRYPAMPQMPQRLPLNWVDVQYVRPMKLYAQLCTLLYLEQSITPNSQIKEKLLRLIDAYPSVSLKQMGFPRDWRQQPLWL is encoded by the coding sequence ATGATTGTCAATAACGAAAATGCCGCTCTTAGACAATTAGAGTCTATCAGCTATTTCCGTTTGGCAAACTATTGGAAAGTTTTTGAAACTGATGATGTTACACACCGACTTGTTCCTGGAACTCAACTCGAAGATGTAATTTCGTTATACGCATTTGACAAAGAACTTCGTTCCATCATTTTTACAGCCATACAAGATATAGAAGTCGCACTTCGGACAAGAATTATACACTTTTTTTCTTTGGCTCATGGGGCATTCTGGTTTATGGATGCAACTAAGTTTAATAACTATAGTATCTATCAGACTTGTCTTGACAACATTCAGGTAGAATTGGATCGCTCAAAAGAAGAGTTCCTGCAAGAGCATTTTATCAAATACGACACTCCGTCTATGCCACCAGTATGGAAAACTTTGGAAGTTGTATCGTTTGGTACGCTCTCTAAGTTGTATGGTAACATGAAGGATGTGGAGGTAAAGAAGATGGTTGCCAAGAGTTTCGGACTTCCCCAATACCGTTATATGGAAAGTTGGATGCGTAGTATCACCGTACTTAGAAACTGTTGTGCTCATCATGCTCGTACATGGAATCGCCGTTACCCTGCAATGCCACAAATGCCGCAAAGACTTCCCCTTAATTGGGTAGATGTGCAGTATGTCCGTCCAATGAAACTATATGCCCAACTATGTACGCTATTATATTTGGAGCAAAGCATCACACCCAATAGTCAAATCAAAGAGAAGTTGTTGAGACTTATCGATGCTTATCCAAGTGTAAGTCTAAAGCAGATGGGCTTTCCAAGAGACTGGAGACAGCAACCACTTTGGCTGTGA
- a CDS encoding virulence RhuM family protein, which translates to MANEIVPVNEMQGEVIFYQPDSTMRLEVRLEDETVWLTQQQMVDLFQSSKANVSEHIRNIYDQGELEQKATVRNFRTVRKEGNRMVNRTLTYYNLDAIISVGFRVNTKRGIMFRQWANRTLKEYLLRGYAFHQQMVAMQRQIDVRMEEQNERLSAVESHLQEHDQKFDMIVKTPGLPNEGVFFDGQVFDAFKLVMQLVKRAEHRIILIDNYINEEILTMLDQRAHGVTACIYTARIDAAMQLAIQRHDAQYDPIPVNVFRMSHDRWLIIDDKVYHFGASLKDLGKKWFGVSLYQDITPEELLSKIS; encoded by the coding sequence ATGGCAAACGAAATAGTACCTGTTAATGAAATGCAAGGCGAGGTAATCTTTTATCAGCCAGATAGCACCATGCGCCTTGAAGTTAGGTTGGAGGACGAAACTGTTTGGTTAACTCAGCAGCAGATGGTTGACCTATTTCAATCAAGTAAGGCTAACGTGAGTGAGCATATTAGAAATATATATGACCAAGGGGAACTTGAACAGAAAGCAACCGTTCGGAATTTCCGAACAGTTCGAAAAGAAGGTAATAGAATGGTCAATAGAACGTTGACCTATTACAATTTGGACGCGATTATATCTGTGGGCTTTCGTGTCAATACCAAAAGGGGTATCATGTTTCGTCAGTGGGCTAATAGAACTCTGAAAGAATACTTGCTCCGAGGATATGCCTTCCACCAACAGATGGTAGCCATGCAGCGTCAGATAGATGTACGTATGGAGGAACAGAATGAACGCCTTTCTGCTGTAGAGTCCCATCTTCAGGAGCATGACCAGAAATTTGACATGATTGTTAAGACACCAGGATTGCCGAATGAAGGAGTGTTCTTTGACGGTCAGGTTTTCGATGCTTTTAAATTGGTGATGCAACTCGTAAAGCGTGCAGAGCATAGAATCATCCTTATTGATAACTACATCAACGAGGAAATTTTGACGATGCTTGACCAGCGAGCACATGGGGTTACGGCATGTATCTATACTGCGAGGATTGACGCTGCAATGCAATTGGCTATTCAGCGTCATGATGCGCAATATGATCCAATCCCTGTTAATGTGTTCCGAATGAGCCATGACAGATGGCTGATAATTGATGATAAGGTCTATCATTTTGGTGCATCGCTCAAAGATTTGGGGAAGAAATGGTTTGGCGTTTCTTTGTATCAGGACATAACCCCAGAAGAATTGTTGTCCAAAATTAGTTGA
- a CDS encoding PH domain-containing protein has product MKTIYECSQSKSVKWITAIFILAMVLGVLTEMYYVSKGINVTGAIIVSTVLIAACLSCFLIFPMYIIADDEGIGIRTLLRTIRIPYENIDHIERVRINHY; this is encoded by the coding sequence ATGAAAACAATTTATGAATGTTCGCAAAGTAAATCGGTGAAGTGGATTACCGCCATTTTCATCTTGGCGATGGTTCTCGGTGTATTAACCGAAATGTACTATGTCTCTAAGGGAATAAACGTCACAGGTGCAATTATCGTATCTACAGTTTTAATTGCTGCTTGTCTCTCGTGTTTCCTCATCTTCCCTATGTATATCATTGCTGATGATGAGGGGATAGGTATTCGTACTCTTCTCAGAACTATACGAATCCCTTACGAAAACATAGACCATATAGAGCGAGTGAGGATAAACCACTATTAG
- a CDS encoding PH domain-containing protein → MRLLGVGGVFGYIGWFRTKGIGTYRSYVTNAKKSFLIYRTKGMPIAISVNEPDEFMPYYLKGGAK, encoded by the coding sequence ATCCGCTTGTTGGGCGTGGGAGGCGTATTTGGATATATTGGGTGGTTCCGTACAAAAGGAATTGGCACATATCGCTCTTATGTAACAAATGCAAAGAAGTCATTCCTTATTTATCGCACAAAGGGTATGCCTATAGCAATCAGTGTAAACGAACCGGATGAGTTTATGCCCTATTATCTGAAAGGAGGCGCAAAATGA
- a CDS encoding helix-turn-helix domain-containing protein, with protein sequence MNMLYDFSSALLQARQRKGVTQEQIAFSLDISQATYNAWECGHRLCPYKHIVALISYFDDEQFTRSMLRILLSLQHNMAGLNKKTTAELNTYYMKLIAVLADECAEWLKTLDK encoded by the coding sequence ATGAATATGCTATATGATTTCTCTTCCGCACTTTTGCAAGCCCGGCAGCGAAAAGGTGTAACACAAGAACAGATTGCTTTTTCCCTTGACATATCGCAGGCTACATACAACGCCTGGGAGTGTGGACATCGCCTTTGTCCTTACAAGCATATCGTTGCACTCATCAGTTATTTTGATGACGAACAGTTTACCCGCAGCATGCTTCGAATTCTCCTGTCTTTACAGCATAATATGGCAGGACTGAATAAGAAGACAACAGCAGAGTTGAATACATACTACATGAAACTTATTGCTGTTCTTGCGGATGAATGTGCCGAATGGTTAAAGACATTGGATAAATAG